The following coding sequences lie in one Arachis stenosperma cultivar V10309 chromosome 5, arast.V10309.gnm1.PFL2, whole genome shotgun sequence genomic window:
- the LOC130982490 gene encoding uncharacterized acetyltransferase At3g50280-like: MASVKVISTSTIHAANKASTVEEEIQLTPWDLQLLLVDPIQKGLLYRNDPVTPPIIIQHLKHSLSSTLSFFPPLAGRLSVTEHDDNTSSVSVICNNSGALFVHAVADDYSVNDIVSSVYTPRFVHSLFPLNRVRNHEGTTKPLLAVQVTELNDGYFIGCTMNHVVGDGTSFWHFMNSWAEISRGSEKLSKPPVLERWFLDSGHGCSASAIRVPLTKEKMIQSGYYGFVSELQRERVFHFSKDKIAELKTKAKAEIEGESKNKISSLQALLTHLWRSVVRNQGLDPEEEVNYRLLIGGRGRMKSPALAENYFGNAVQDGTVSMKVKELLEGGLGKGALEMRKIVDLHTEEKMKSYYRGWVKNPRLLTEGGMAGNALVTSSSPRFDVYGNDFGWGKPVAVRSGAGNKSHGKITVFAGAEDGVDIEVCLSYEILEAMGNDCEFMDAVSLRRLITN, from the coding sequence ATGGCAAGTGTGAAAGTCATTTCAACAAGTACAATCCATGCAGCAAACAAAGCTTCAACGGTGGAGGAGGAGATTCAGTTAACTCCATGGGATCTCCAACTCCTCCTAGTTGATCCCATTCAAAAGGGCCTCCTCTACCGTAACGACCCGGTCACTCCACCGATCATAATCCAACACCTCAAACATTCCCTTTCATCCACCCTTTCTTTCTTCCCACCGCTTGCCGGCCGCCTTTCCGTTACGGAACACGACGACAACACTTCCTCCGTTTCCGTTATTTGCAACAACTCCGGAGCGCTGTTTGTCCATGCAGTTGCGGATGACTACTCCGTTAACGATATCGTTAGTTCCGTTTACACTCCACGCTTTGTGCACTCTTTGTTCCCGCTCAACAGGGTTAGAAACCACGAAGGAACAACCAAGCCGTTGTTGGCGGTTCAAGTCACGGAGCTCAACGACGGTTACTTCATCGGGTGCACCATGAACCACGTTGTTGGAGACGGAACTTCCTTTTGGCATTTCATGAACTCTTGGGCTGAGATCTCACGTGGTTCGGAAAAATTGTCCAAGCCTCCCGTGCTTGAACGCTGGTTCCTTGACAGCGGCCATGGCTGCTCGGCGTCTGCCATACGGGTTCCTTTGACGAAGGAGAAAATGATCCAAAGTGGTTACTACGGTTTCGTCTCAGAACTGCAACGCGAGAGAGTTTTCCATTTCAGTAAAGACAAGATCGCTGAACTCAAGACAAAAGCCAAGGCAGAAATTGAAGGcgaaagcaaaaacaaaatatcTTCGCTGCAAGCGCTTTTAACTCACCTGTGGAGATCCGTGGTTCGGAACCAGGGTCTTGATCCCgaagaagaggtgaattacaggTTGCTGATAGGTGGTAGGGGGAGAATGAAGAGTCCGGCATTGGCGGAAAACTATTTTGGGAATGCGGTGCAGGATGGAACAGTGAGCATGAAGGTTAAAGAACTTCTAGAAGGAGGGCTTGGAAAGGGTGCGTTGGAGATGAGAAAGATAGTTGATTTGCACACggaggagaagatgaagagttATTATAGGGGTTGGGTGAAGAACCCTAGGCTTCTGACGGAGGGAGGCATGGCTGGCAATGCTTTAGTGACAAGCAGTTCGCCAAGGTTTGATGTTTATGGGAATGATTTCGGGTGGGGGAAACCGGTGGCGGTGAGAAGCGGAGCGGGGAACAAAAGCCATGGTAAGATAACGGTTTTTGCTGGGGCGGAAGATGGTGTTGACATTGAGGTTTGTCTTTCCTATGAGATATTGGAAGCTATGGGTAATGACTGTGAATTCATGGATGCCGTCTCGCTCCGCCGCCTAATAACAAATTGA